A genomic stretch from Flavobacterium humidisoli includes:
- a CDS encoding sigma-54-dependent transcriptional regulator: MSKILIVEDEAAIRRVLVKILSEENDTYQVDEAEDGVAGLEKIKNNDYDLVLCDIKMPKMDGVEVLEEVKKIKPEIPMVMISGHGDMETAIQTMRLGAFDYISKPPDLNRLLNTVRNALDKKQLVVENKILKKKVSKNYEMIGDSESINHIKVMIDKVAQTEARVLITGPNGTGKELVAHQLHEKSERSSFPLIEVNCAAIPSELIESELFGHVKGAFTSAVKDRAGKFEAADKGTIFLDEIGDMSLSAQAKVLRALQESMITRVGADKDIKVDVRVVAATNKDLKTEIAEGRFREDLYHRLAVILIKVPPLNERRDDIPALISHFTEKIALEQGNVVKSFSAQAIKLLQEYDWTGNIRELRNVVERLIILGGNEISESDVKMFASK, from the coding sequence ATGAGTAAAATACTAATTGTCGAAGACGAAGCAGCGATCAGAAGAGTTTTGGTAAAAATATTATCAGAAGAAAATGATACGTATCAGGTTGATGAAGCTGAAGATGGAGTTGCTGGACTTGAAAAAATAAAAAATAACGACTATGATTTGGTTTTGTGCGATATCAAAATGCCAAAAATGGACGGTGTTGAGGTTTTAGAAGAAGTAAAAAAGATAAAACCGGAAATTCCGATGGTAATGATCTCGGGTCACGGTGATATGGAAACTGCAATTCAGACCATGCGCTTGGGAGCTTTTGATTACATTTCAAAACCACCAGATTTGAACCGTTTATTGAATACGGTTCGTAATGCTTTGGATAAGAAACAATTAGTGGTTGAAAATAAAATTCTGAAGAAAAAAGTTAGCAAAAACTACGAAATGATTGGTGACAGCGAATCGATTAATCATATCAAAGTGATGATTGATAAAGTGGCGCAAACAGAAGCTAGAGTTTTAATTACTGGACCAAACGGAACGGGAAAAGAATTAGTGGCACATCAATTACATGAAAAAAGTGAGCGTTCTAGTTTTCCATTAATTGAAGTAAACTGTGCTGCAATTCCAAGCGAATTGATTGAAAGCGAATTGTTCGGACACGTAAAAGGTGCTTTTACATCGGCTGTGAAAGATCGTGCAGGAAAGTTTGAAGCAGCAGACAAGGGAACTATTTTCTTAGATGAAATTGGAGATATGAGCCTTTCGGCGCAAGCCAAAGTTTTACGTGCTTTGCAAGAAAGTATGATTACCAGAGTTGGTGCTGATAAAGATATTAAAGTAGATGTTCGTGTCGTTGCGGCAACAAATAAAGATCTGAAAACAGAAATCGCAGAAGGCCGTTTCCGCGAAGATTTATACCATCGTTTGGCTGTGATTTTAATTAAAGTTCCGCCATTGAATGAAAGACGAGATGATATTCCAGCTTTGATTTCGCATTTTACAGAAAAAATAGCTTTAGAGCAAGGAAATGTAGTTAAGTCGTTTTCGGCGCAAGCCATAAAATTATTGCAAGAATACGACTGGACAGGTAATATTCGTGAACTTCGAAATGTAGTAGAAAGATTGATTATTTTGGGAGGAAACGAAATCTCAGAATCAGATGTAAAAATGTTTGCAAGCAAATAG
- a CDS encoding ABC transporter permease, protein MSIISLIIKREFIAKVRNKSFVVMTFLSPLLFVAIAVFIGYLSSMKAETKRIAIHDETGIFVSDFLKENKKGAEFKYLNLSEIDIKALKDSITKENFNGLIVIPKTKNIKDLESKIEFISNNSPSISFIENTQDIISGKITKLNLEEAKLDTIAIQKAQSAVNIHLVKASGEESLKGLNEIKIGIGGAFGYLIMMFIIIYGNMVMRSVIEEKTNRIIEIIISSVKPFQLMIGKIVGTSLAGILQFMIWAIIGLGLMFATSAFFGVNVGPTARISPELMQTAQHEFAGSAQMYIAELWNLPIASIIIGFVIYFIGGYFLYSSFYAAIGAAVDNQTDSQQFLLPILMPLILSVYIGFFTVVNDPHGSVAVIFSMIPLTSPIVMLMRIPFGVPWWQIAISVSLLFATFFLVVWFAAKIYRVGILMYGKKPTWKELYKWLKY, encoded by the coding sequence ATGAGCATCATCTCGTTGATTATAAAAAGAGAATTTATTGCTAAAGTCCGCAATAAATCTTTTGTTGTCATGACATTTTTGAGTCCGCTTTTATTTGTGGCTATTGCTGTTTTTATTGGCTATCTGAGCTCTATGAAAGCAGAAACAAAAAGAATTGCCATTCATGACGAAACTGGAATTTTTGTTTCAGATTTTTTAAAAGAAAATAAAAAAGGAGCCGAATTTAAATATTTAAATCTGTCTGAAATTGATATAAAGGCTTTAAAAGATAGCATTACAAAAGAAAATTTCAACGGATTAATCGTTATTCCGAAAACAAAAAATATAAAAGATTTAGAAAGTAAAATTGAATTTATTTCTAATAATAGTCCGAGTATTTCTTTTATTGAGAATACTCAGGATATTATTTCGGGTAAAATAACAAAGCTAAATCTAGAAGAAGCGAAACTGGATACTATAGCTATTCAGAAAGCACAATCGGCTGTAAATATTCATTTGGTTAAAGCTTCTGGAGAAGAAAGTTTAAAAGGTTTAAACGAGATTAAAATTGGAATCGGCGGAGCATTTGGCTACTTGATTATGATGTTTATTATCATTTACGGAAATATGGTGATGCGAAGCGTAATTGAAGAAAAAACGAACAGAATTATCGAAATCATTATTTCATCTGTAAAACCATTTCAGTTGATGATTGGTAAAATTGTAGGAACGTCATTGGCTGGGATTTTACAATTTATGATTTGGGCCATAATTGGATTAGGATTGATGTTTGCAACTTCGGCATTTTTTGGCGTAAATGTTGGTCCGACAGCAAGAATTTCGCCAGAATTAATGCAAACTGCGCAGCATGAATTTGCTGGATCGGCGCAAATGTATATTGCTGAATTATGGAATTTGCCAATTGCAAGCATCATAATCGGATTTGTGATTTATTTTATTGGAGGATATTTTTTATATAGCTCATTTTACGCAGCAATTGGAGCAGCAGTGGATAATCAAACCGATTCTCAGCAATTTCTGCTTCCAATTTTAATGCCTCTGATTTTGAGTGTTTATATCGGATTTTTTACGGTAGTAAACGATCCGCACGGAAGTGTTGCGGTTATCTTTTCAATGATTCCGTTAACTTCGCCAATTGTAATGCTAATGCGTATTCCGTTTGGCGTACCGTGGTGGCAAATAGCAATTTCGGTATCATTATTGTTTGCTACATTTTTCCTTGTTGTATGGTTCGCTGCCAAAATTTACCGTGTAGGTATTTTAATGTATGGCAAAAAACCGACTTGGAAGGAATTGTATAAGTGGCTAAAATATTAA
- a CDS encoding ABC transporter ATP-binding protein: MSNLLEVHKVVKKYGDYVALNEVSLNVPKGSIYGLLGPNGAGKTSLIRIINQITLPDSGEVILDGERLQPKHVQTIGYLPEERGLYSSMKVGEQCLYLAQMKGLSKAEAKKQLDYWFDRLGIQGWWNKKIQELSKGMAQKIQFVVCVLHKPKLLILDEPFSGFDPVNANVIKDEILALKEQGSTIIFSTHRMESVEELCENIALIHKSNKLIEGKVADVKRQFRTNTFEVGILTNNVEGLMYNITQKFTVSPASFKSLNDDLKLNIQIGNASPNELLNVLTQRGQVTHFVEKIPSINDIFIQTVTENKI; the protein is encoded by the coding sequence ATGAGTAACTTACTTGAAGTACATAAAGTCGTAAAAAAATACGGCGATTATGTAGCACTTAACGAAGTTTCATTAAATGTGCCAAAAGGCAGTATATATGGACTTTTAGGTCCGAATGGAGCCGGAAAAACTTCCCTTATCAGAATCATAAACCAAATTACATTGCCAGATAGTGGCGAAGTAATTTTGGATGGAGAAAGATTGCAGCCCAAACATGTGCAAACTATTGGATATCTTCCAGAAGAAAGAGGATTGTATAGTTCGATGAAAGTTGGAGAGCAATGTTTGTATTTGGCTCAAATGAAAGGTCTTTCTAAGGCTGAAGCCAAAAAACAATTGGATTATTGGTTTGACCGATTAGGAATTCAAGGTTGGTGGAACAAGAAAATTCAGGAACTTTCTAAAGGAATGGCGCAGAAAATTCAGTTTGTGGTTTGTGTTTTGCATAAGCCAAAATTGCTAATTTTAGATGAGCCTTTTTCCGGATTTGATCCTGTAAATGCTAATGTAATTAAAGATGAAATTCTGGCATTGAAAGAACAAGGTTCTACTATTATTTTTTCGACGCACAGAATGGAAAGTGTAGAAGAGCTTTGCGAAAACATTGCTTTAATTCACAAATCAAATAAATTGATCGAAGGAAAAGTTGCAGATGTGAAACGTCAGTTTAGAACGAATACTTTTGAAGTTGGAATTTTGACGAATAATGTTGAAGGTTTAATGTACAATATCACTCAAAAGTTCACAGTTTCGCCTGCTAGTTTTAAATCTTTAAATGATGATTTGAAATTAAATATTCAGATTGGAAATGCAAGTCCAAACGAATTATTGAATGTTTTAACACAACGCGGACAAGTAACGCATTTCGTTGAAAAAATCCCGAGTATAAACGATATTTTTATTCAAACGGTTACTGAAAACAAAATTTAA